One Aegilops tauschii subsp. strangulata cultivar AL8/78 chromosome 2, Aet v6.0, whole genome shotgun sequence genomic window, AATAAAAGATGAACGTCAATCCAGGTCTTGCCGCAATTCAGGTTCTTTTGTTTCATTCTATGCCCCACAATTTTCGAACCGTTCTTGAgtaaaattctccatcatccaaCACCTTGGGATTCATTATCGAAGATTCTCCCATTTGTTTGTATTCATATGTTCAAACAACCCATAATTATGATCTTCAGAGaaatttgacttttcaaaaaattAATACACCTTATATTCGAAATAGAGGGAGTAGATAGGAAAAGGCAAAACTAATAGAGCGGCCCGGATTATTACGCTGGAAACTAGGACGAAAACCAAACTGAGAAAAGAATAAAAGCAAAACGAAACAAAAAAAACAACGCTTATGCCAGCCTATCAAGAACTGCACCACCAACATGACCACCACCCGGAAATAAGTGGCGGGTTTTTCAGAGTCGCCTCCAATCGTTGTCGGCATCGTCCCCGTCAAAGAAATAAGCTTTCACACAGAACCGCCCACGACCGCCTGGCAAACCATGGAAAAGGGTTGGTCACGCTAAAAACCTCCATGGCAGCAACAACAGCTATCGAGCTGAGAGGAAACACTCTTCGGCAATCCCTCAAAGGAGGAGAAAGACACCATTGAGCGCCATCATCGCCGGCATCGATCCTCGTCGAAGACTAAACTTCCACCGGAGCCTTGAGCCTTTCCACCTATCAAGCCCCATGTAGGGAGCCCAGCCGTTGACAGCCAGTATAACAGAGCCTCAACTCCATCCGCACCTACATCGGTGAACTAAAAGCACGCAGATAAGAGAAAACAGGCACCATCACCGCTTCACCCATCTAGCTCAGTCCAAGCTTCGGGCACACGGCAAAGCATACACCAGATTAAAATAAGTAAAAATGTTTGCTGAGTGCCGCCTGGCTGACAATGGGCAAACATGAACAGTACTAATAAATTACGCTTGATTGTCACATATAGAAAACACTCAACAAGCCGCCATCTGCGCCGAGCAGGGACACATGTCTCTGCGTTTGCCTAGTGCCCTATATTTGCTGAGTCGTTTTCAGGTGGCACTCGGCAAGGGCACATGTTTTTGGTTCGCTCGAGTGTTTCCCCCACACTCGCTTTAGGGAACCATTCGCTGAGTGCCTGACGGAAAGCACTCGGCAGCCTTTTTTATTGGAGGGAAGGTgcttggagggggggggggggggggggggggacgcccTTGTGTAAACCTCGTTTTGAGCACCAAAAGGCCTCGATCATGTTACCAACGGCGGTCATGCTAGCCATTAAGTGCGTCGACGATGGCCATGTGGCAAAAACCTTCGTCGAGCTCTGACTGGTAAGCCGAGGGCCGTTTCACATATAAGCCGAGTGTTTGTCGTATGCCAAGAACTTTTTTTTTGTCTCACTCAACTTATTTGGATGTAAGCCGAGCCTCCTTTTGTTGCCGTGAGTTTTTCATTTCATACTCGGCTTATGTGGATGTAAGTCGAGCACCCGTGTTTTGACACTCGACTTACAGACAGATACGCGGCAACGTGTGATTTTCCTGTAGTGCGCGGTGCTTCAGTCAAACACTTTGAAGTCTCCCTTTCTGTAACATCCATTTGTCGGAGGCTACACGCTATGTTTTTCAAAGCCCGAAGCAGTAAAGGCACTCCGCAGTCCACAGATACACTTATTAATTATCGAGCTTCAACACCTGTCTAAATCAAAATCTACTATAATGGCTGCCTTAAAAAGTCAAGCAAAGCCTAATCTTGCAAGGAACTGCATCGAGAATAATCTCACAAGTAATGTTTAGACAGGAAGTAAACACATGAGATTTATTTGCAAGACACGAGACAGAAGACATGAGATGAACGTGCCCGTGCGAATCGATGAAAAAACGACCTTCATCATCTATATATGATTAGAGGGAACATTAATTTTACATCTTTGGTTTAGCTCTTTCATCCAAGGAGTAGAAGGTCGCCGTATCATGATCATGATCCTCCGGGATGGCCATGATGAGGTCGACGCCACCACTGGCCGCGCACGACGGCAAGAAGATCATGAGGCCCTCGTTGGGCAGGTCCGGCGTGATGAACGCGGAGGGCGGCCCAGTGCCGAGGTCAATCTGGTTGAACCTGAAACCCAGGCTGCTATCCACCTCCAGGTCTGGACAGAACATTGTGCCAttggccgccgccgtcgccacgAGCCCCTCCCCGGTAGCGTCCGCTACGCTGCCGAAGTCCACGAACGACTGGATGTACTCGGCGTCCACGCGGGCGACGGCGTCGCGGATGGCCTCCACCACGCCGCGATAGCTCCAGCCCAGGACGTCCCGGGCCCGAAGCCTCGGGAACGCCCAGAGCACCATGTTCCCAAAGAAGTCCGGCGGCACGGGAGGGCTGGCCCTGGCCCGGCAGTTCACGGCCACCCTCACCTGCGTGAACTGCTCGG contains:
- the LOC109759497 gene encoding tryptamine benzoyltransferase 1-like — its product is MSSQYGKAPFLDRAATAVPRTVPTPVFDHRSTEFKGEDGRSYPVVPDSMTKIKNVTVRFTAEFIAELKARVGIRSSTFQCLLAHAWNKITGARGLKPEQFTQVRVAVNCRARASPPVPPDFFGNMVLWAFPRLRARDVLGWSYRGVVEAIRDAVARVDAEYIQSFVDFGSVADATGEGLVATAAANGTMFCPDLEVDSSLGFRFNQIDLGTGPPSAFITPDLPNEGLMIFLPSCAASGGVDLIMAIPEDHDHDTATFYSLDERAKPKM